A single window of Gossypium arboreum isolate Shixiya-1 chromosome 13, ASM2569848v2, whole genome shotgun sequence DNA harbors:
- the LOC108463405 gene encoding feruloyl CoA ortho-hydroxylase F6H1-3-like, whose protein sequence is MSTLKIFYINRHSTETKTHCCLLLYHSYPLPQPVPRSLLTPNLHKPMAPTLAGPFNDSSALVDFVINQGNGVKGLSELGLKALPKQYIQPFEERMCMTNIVPQGSIPIIDMSNWEDPKVAKSICDAASEWGFFQIVNHDVPVEVLENIKDATYNFFRLPAEVKNKYSKEHSSSNNVRFGTSFTPQAEKALEWKDYLSLFYVSEEEASALWPSVCREQVLDYMKKSEVVIKQLLQVLMKGLNVNEVDEAKESLLMGSMRTNLNYYPKCPNPELTVGVGRHSDVSTLTILLQDEIGGLFVRGNEGDDWIHVPPIKGSLVINVGDALQIMSNGRYRSVEHRVVANGSKNRISVPIFVNPIPVDMIEPLPELVANGEKPIYKQVLYSDYVKHFFRKAHDGKKTIEFAEL, encoded by the exons ATGTCAACCTTGAAAATTTTCTATATAAATAGGCACTCCACTGAAACCAAGACGCACTGTTGCCTTCTCTTGTATCACTCTTATCCTCTTCCACAACCAGTACCTCGCTCTCTTTTAactccaaatttacacaaaccaATGGCTCCAACACTTGCCGGTCCATTCAATGATTCTTCTGCTCTCGTTGACTTTGTTATTAACCAAGGGAATGGAGTGAAGGGTTTGTCTGAACTGGGTCTTAAAGCCCTTCCTAAACAATATATCCAACCTTTTGAAGAGAGGATGTGCATGACCAATATCGTACCCCAAGGATCAATTCCCATAATTGATATGTCAAACTGGGAAGATCCCAAAGTAGCGAAATCAATTTGTGATGCTGCTTCGGAATGGGGCTTCTTCCAAATTGTTAATCATGATGTGCCTGTTGAAGTGTTGGAGAATATTAAAGATGCTACTTATAACTTCTTTAGATTACCAGCTGAAGTTAAAAATAAGTATTCCAAGGAGCATTCATCTTCAAACAATGTGAGGTTTGGCACAAGTTTTACTCCTCAAGCAGAAAAGGCTCTCGAGTGGAAAGATTATCTCAGCTTGTTTTATGTCTCTGAAGAAGAAGCTTCTGCACTATGGCCTTCTGTCTGCAG GGAGCAAGTGTTAGATTACATGAAGAAGTCCGAAGTTGTCATTAAACAGCTATTACAGGTGCTAATGAAGGGTCTAAACGTCAATGAGGTTGATGAGGCAAAAGAATCATTATTGATGGGTTCAATGAGGACTAACCTTAACTACTATCCTAAATGTCCAAACCCTGAACTCACTGTCGGAGTAGGTCGTCACTCTGATGTCTCAACTCTTACAATTCTTCTTCAAGATGAAATTGGGGGACTTTTCGTAAGAGGAAATGAGGGAGACGATTGGATCCATGTTCCTCCAATTAAAGGTTCTCTTGTGATCAATGTTGGAGATGCACTACAGATAATGAGCAATGGAAGGTATAGGAGTGTTGAACATCGGGTGGTCGCTAATGGAAGTAAGAACAGAATTTCAGTCCCTATTTTTGTGAATCCAATACCTGTTGATATGATAGAACCATTGCCTGAACTGGTCGCAAATGGTGAGAAACCAATTTACAAACAAGTTCTTTATTCAGATTACGTCAAACATTTCTTTCGTAAAGCACACGACGGAAAGAAAACAATTGAATTTGCTGAATTATAG